A stretch of Thermomicrobium roseum DSM 5159 DNA encodes these proteins:
- a CDS encoding GNAT family N-acetyltransferase yields MIPGEVRVIAPIIERWRYRWFGRLAVSDGTHELVLPMTGSVAQWFQPDERVLLALASDASHPPDFQDFQLWRPVEHGLLPVWPLWQEEVRYERRSPLTGAPLATYRLLFREAARETDFLAIVELEQSHYASEHEKVARWTCPEDGSILDANTRPLCPACHRPMRFSEILGSTRASRFLVAELLDRQSYEPAIVGYVRIDPPLPIMHRRLPDGTLVRHIRRLVFPADWLEPTYWPERHVRLLREREPYRDPDELWALAEEQALAQCDTQAARIARVVIHPDYRGEGLGHTLVSTALRWISERRIPEMRRPKVLVETVAMMARYNPFFERAGFRYLWDTASGRPVLFFGLTPDAQARIEQFIATDPVARQHRGQLYRPALRTAESLAAPIRFHHVRKVYRRTLDLHHLAPELQAVLRAFGVERRVIETVVLRRLDLTIEPGELIVLVGASGTGKTTLLRLLWGAASGKRSPRFTPDGGRIELPVNTTAAAFLPGEVEPAWGREPLLQRIVAATGDAVAAMELLNAVGLSDAVLWRARPHELSTGQRERARLALLLAESPNLVLLDEFAAHLDPALAGRVARKVGTLLRRLAITAVIATHRPEVVSALQPDRLLVVGYGGVVEASSPQ; encoded by the coding sequence ATGATCCCTGGCGAGGTTCGCGTCATCGCACCGATCATCGAACGCTGGCGTTATCGCTGGTTCGGGCGCCTCGCGGTCAGCGACGGCACCCACGAGCTCGTCCTTCCCATGACTGGCAGCGTCGCCCAATGGTTTCAGCCTGACGAGCGCGTGCTCCTCGCTCTCGCCAGCGACGCCTCCCATCCTCCCGACTTCCAGGACTTCCAACTCTGGCGTCCAGTCGAGCACGGCCTTCTTCCAGTTTGGCCACTTTGGCAAGAGGAGGTGAGATACGAGCGTCGCTCGCCGCTCACTGGTGCACCGCTCGCCACCTACCGTCTCCTCTTTCGCGAGGCAGCACGGGAGACCGATTTTCTCGCCATCGTGGAACTGGAGCAATCGCACTATGCGAGCGAGCATGAGAAAGTCGCCCGCTGGACCTGTCCGGAAGACGGGTCGATACTCGATGCCAATACCCGCCCACTCTGCCCCGCCTGTCACCGACCGATGCGCTTCAGCGAAATCCTCGGTTCCACACGGGCAAGCCGTTTTCTCGTCGCCGAACTCCTCGATCGCCAATCGTACGAGCCAGCCATCGTCGGCTACGTACGCATCGATCCACCATTACCGATCATGCACCGGCGCCTGCCGGACGGAACGCTCGTCCGGCATATCCGACGTCTCGTCTTCCCGGCCGATTGGTTGGAGCCGACCTACTGGCCAGAACGACATGTTCGCCTTCTGCGGGAGCGAGAGCCCTACCGAGATCCTGATGAACTTTGGGCGCTCGCCGAAGAGCAGGCACTCGCGCAATGCGATACCCAAGCGGCACGGATCGCCCGTGTGGTGATCCATCCGGATTATCGCGGTGAAGGGCTCGGTCACACCCTCGTGTCGACAGCGCTTCGTTGGATCAGCGAACGGCGTATCCCAGAGATGCGCCGTCCCAAGGTGCTCGTCGAGACAGTGGCCATGATGGCCCGCTATAACCCCTTCTTCGAGCGAGCCGGCTTCCGATATCTCTGGGACACCGCGTCGGGGCGCCCAGTTCTCTTTTTCGGACTCACACCGGATGCACAGGCACGCATCGAACAGTTCATCGCGACTGATCCGGTCGCTCGCCAGCACCGCGGACAACTCTATCGACCAGCACTCCGCACTGCCGAATCACTCGCTGCCCCGATCCGGTTCCATCACGTGCGCAAGGTGTACCGGCGGACGCTCGATCTCCACCACCTCGCACCGGAACTCCAGGCAGTCCTCCGCGCTTTCGGTGTCGAGCGTCGCGTCATCGAAACCGTTGTCCTGCGCCGGCTCGACTTGACCATCGAGCCTGGTGAATTGATCGTCCTGGTCGGCGCGTCCGGCACTGGCAAGACCACGCTGCTCCGTCTGCTTTGGGGCGCCGCCAGCGGGAAACGCAGTCCACGCTTTACACCGGACGGAGGACGTATCGAGCTCCCCGTCAACACGACCGCTGCCGCGTTTCTGCCCGGCGAAGTCGAGCCAGCATGGGGACGCGAACCGCTGTTGCAGCGGATCGTCGCCGCAACCGGCGATGCAGTCGCGGCGATGGAACTCCTCAATGCGGTCGGTCTCAGTGACGCCGTGCTCTGGCGCGCACGTCCTCACGAACTCTCGACTGGTCAACGGGAACGGGCTCGCCTCGCTCTTTTGCTCGCCGAGAGCCCCAATCTGGTGTTGCTCGACGAGTTTGCCGCTCACCTCGATCCAGCGCTCGCCGGACGCGTCGCGCGCAAGGTCGGGACACTTCTCCGCCGCCTCGCGATCACCGCGGTCATCGCCACCCACCGGCCGGAAGTCGTCAGCGCGCTTCAGCCAGACCGCCTCCTGGTCGTCGGCTATGGCGGCGTGGTCGAGGCCTCGTCTCCTCAGTGA
- a CDS encoding ASCH domain-containing protein, which yields MTREREERDQWEERIPERSLVVREPWASYIVQGRKTWEIRRYPTRVRGRIGIVSQRGLIGAVRLTRVLGPFTVEELLEEIERHLAPEAFLREYAQERPLWAWELEEAEEFAEPYEVERAGGPRIWVVRRQVRRRDH from the coding sequence ATGACGAGAGAGCGAGAAGAACGTGACCAGTGGGAAGAGCGGATACCGGAACGCTCGCTCGTCGTGCGCGAACCCTGGGCGTCCTACATCGTGCAGGGGCGGAAGACGTGGGAGATCCGGCGCTACCCGACGCGGGTACGCGGGCGCATCGGGATCGTGAGCCAGCGCGGATTGATCGGCGCAGTGCGCTTGACGCGGGTGCTAGGACCGTTCACGGTCGAGGAACTCCTGGAGGAAATCGAGCGGCATCTGGCGCCGGAAGCGTTCCTGCGGGAATATGCCCAGGAGCGCCCACTCTGGGCCTGGGAACTGGAAGAAGCGGAAGAGTTCGCCGAGCCGTACGAGGTGGAGCGGGCGGGTGGTCCGCGGATCTGGGTGGTCCGGCGGCAAGTGCGTCGCCGGGATCACTGA
- a CDS encoding MFS transporter codes for MQPSRTEQSTPIRQLPTRAISPGHVLIANWLAYATLYFPRLAFAASKLGLLADPSLSLTRSFLGVADASFLTVYAAGQFVSGTLAERIGPRRLVVLGLFSAGLAAGALALAPEPWFLLAVIVLQGAAQSTGWVAVCSDVARSTPVERRGTVFGLLSTSYAFGALAAPVFLGWIAYSLIGNWRAAPAASTLLAVTVAALYGWWLAARQQPPGQPGQQRDSASADPRRRVVRNPTVWMLSLADFLFKPVIYATVFWTPVLVRDALPQLTPTAATALAGLLGLAGLAGPVVAGTLSDRFFAARRLLPASLALFGCAVTLSLFPLAASTGHWWLVAIDLLVLGVTLYAAESLVVGVAAAEAGGRDAAVTVGIVNGVGSVGGILGGLVPGLLIGTPLFLALAAMTLVAWFLLLPLARRERVKSLASFEPR; via the coding sequence ATGCAGCCTTCCAGGACCGAGCAGTCTACTCCGATACGCCAGCTCCCAACGCGTGCCATCTCGCCAGGACATGTCCTCATCGCGAACTGGCTCGCCTACGCGACGCTCTACTTTCCCCGTCTCGCCTTCGCTGCCAGCAAGCTCGGCCTCCTCGCCGATCCTTCCCTCTCGCTCACCCGGAGCTTCCTCGGCGTGGCCGATGCCTCGTTCCTGACGGTCTACGCAGCCGGCCAGTTCGTCTCCGGAACGCTGGCCGAGCGTATCGGGCCACGTCGCCTCGTCGTCCTCGGCCTGTTCAGCGCCGGATTGGCCGCCGGCGCACTCGCCCTCGCGCCTGAGCCATGGTTCCTCCTCGCTGTCATCGTGCTGCAAGGAGCGGCGCAATCGACCGGCTGGGTGGCGGTGTGCAGCGACGTCGCGCGCTCGACCCCAGTCGAGCGCCGCGGCACTGTATTCGGCCTCCTGAGCACCAGCTACGCGTTCGGAGCGCTCGCCGCACCCGTCTTCTTGGGTTGGATCGCCTATTCGCTCATCGGCAACTGGCGAGCCGCACCAGCCGCGAGCACCCTGCTCGCCGTCACTGTCGCTGCTCTCTACGGATGGTGGCTCGCGGCTCGGCAACAGCCTCCAGGACAACCGGGTCAGCAGCGCGACTCGGCGAGCGCGGATCCTCGACGACGAGTCGTTCGTAACCCAACGGTGTGGATGCTCAGTCTCGCTGATTTTCTTTTCAAGCCCGTCATTTACGCCACCGTCTTTTGGACACCGGTCCTCGTGCGCGATGCGCTGCCCCAGCTCACGCCCACTGCCGCTACCGCCCTCGCTGGACTCCTGGGCCTCGCGGGGCTGGCCGGGCCGGTCGTTGCCGGGACGCTGTCCGACCGCTTCTTTGCGGCCCGCCGTCTGCTCCCGGCGTCCCTCGCGCTGTTCGGATGCGCTGTCACCCTCAGCCTTTTCCCGCTCGCCGCTAGCACTGGCCACTGGTGGCTCGTCGCGATCGACCTGCTGGTGCTCGGCGTCACCCTCTATGCTGCCGAGTCGCTCGTCGTCGGGGTCGCCGCGGCAGAAGCTGGCGGCCGCGATGCTGCCGTGACCGTCGGTATCGTCAACGGTGTCGGTTCGGTCGGAGGGATTCTCGGTGGCCTCGTTCCTGGCCTCCTGATCGGCACTCCGCTGTTTCTCGCCCTCGCGGCCATGACTCTGGTCGCGTGGTTCCTGCTCCTCCCACTCGCCCGCCGGGAAAGGGTGAAATCGCTTGCGAGCTTCGAGCCGCGCTGA
- a CDS encoding thiamine pyrophosphate-requiring protein, protein MAEEVRVGPSAGPRELREVEIAEAYVEALLAHGVSYLFLNPGTDTFPIQEAVAKRRALGQPTVETVLCPFELPALAAAHGYYAVSGRPQAVLVHVDVGTQNLGAMVHNAQRGRAAVLLSAGRAPYTTDPAVRGTRDTYIHWLQEQLDQHGIVRNYVKWDYELRRPDQIGEVIARAFQIAESDPPGPVYLTLPREVLMERVDRVLIPDPSRFPPARLGAGDPDLLRRAAEMLVRAERPLVLAAASGRTRAGWDGLIALAELLALPVVEWRTRANFPADHPLHLGYNYGLEHGLSEADVVLVLDHDVPYIPTRTPLSEQATIIQIDLDPVKERIPLWSFPVDLPIRADTGAALPLLAAAARDLLTESDRRRIAERRDRLAALSNAQRLAWRQQAATYASTRPIALQWLGYCLEEFRRENPDILFIDEAITSQVPLFCQVRTTSFGSWFQSGGSGLGWGIGAAIGAKLATPERLVVGLIGDGSFLFGVPEASLWIAQRAQAPVLLVVLNNACYNATKLPLTAAYPEGYSVRTGQFVGIDLTPTPRFDLLAQAVDAYGERVEEPDQILPALRRAAARVREGQSAVLDVILARP, encoded by the coding sequence ATGGCAGAAGAAGTCCGAGTCGGCCCCTCCGCCGGGCCCCGCGAGCTGCGGGAGGTCGAGATCGCCGAAGCCTATGTCGAAGCGCTCCTCGCCCATGGTGTCTCGTACCTCTTTTTGAATCCCGGCACGGACACGTTTCCCATCCAAGAAGCAGTCGCCAAGCGCCGAGCCCTCGGGCAGCCGACCGTCGAGACCGTTCTCTGCCCGTTCGAACTCCCGGCCCTCGCCGCCGCTCATGGGTACTACGCTGTGTCCGGTCGTCCGCAGGCGGTTCTCGTCCATGTCGATGTCGGCACCCAGAATCTCGGGGCCATGGTGCACAATGCCCAACGTGGACGCGCCGCTGTCCTTCTCAGCGCTGGGCGTGCCCCCTACACGACCGACCCCGCTGTGCGCGGCACCCGCGACACCTACATCCACTGGCTGCAAGAGCAACTCGACCAGCACGGCATCGTTCGCAACTACGTCAAGTGGGACTACGAACTCCGGCGACCAGACCAGATCGGGGAAGTCATCGCTCGGGCATTTCAGATCGCCGAGAGTGATCCACCGGGACCCGTCTACCTCACGCTACCCCGCGAAGTGCTCATGGAACGGGTCGATCGCGTGCTGATCCCCGATCCAAGCCGTTTCCCACCGGCACGGCTCGGTGCTGGCGACCCTGATCTCCTACGCCGGGCGGCCGAAATGCTCGTCCGGGCAGAGCGCCCGCTGGTACTCGCCGCAGCCAGCGGGCGGACCCGTGCCGGCTGGGACGGGCTGATCGCGCTGGCGGAACTCCTGGCACTGCCCGTGGTGGAATGGCGGACGCGCGCCAATTTCCCGGCCGACCATCCCCTGCACCTCGGGTACAACTACGGACTCGAGCACGGATTGAGCGAGGCCGATGTCGTTCTCGTTCTGGATCATGACGTTCCCTACATTCCCACACGCACACCGCTGTCCGAGCAGGCGACCATCATCCAGATCGACCTCGATCCGGTGAAGGAGCGTATCCCGTTGTGGAGCTTCCCAGTTGACCTCCCCATTCGGGCCGATACTGGGGCAGCGCTCCCCCTGCTCGCCGCAGCTGCCCGCGATCTGCTCACCGAGTCCGATCGCCGTCGCATCGCGGAACGCCGCGACCGGCTGGCAGCACTCTCCAACGCGCAACGTCTGGCCTGGCGCCAGCAGGCTGCCACGTACGCCTCCACTCGCCCGATCGCACTTCAGTGGCTCGGCTACTGCTTGGAAGAATTCCGGCGAGAAAATCCGGACATTCTCTTCATCGATGAAGCGATCACTAGCCAAGTTCCGCTGTTCTGCCAGGTTCGGACGACCTCCTTCGGGAGTTGGTTCCAGAGTGGCGGATCCGGCCTCGGCTGGGGGATCGGCGCAGCCATCGGTGCCAAGCTCGCTACTCCCGAGCGGCTGGTCGTCGGCCTCATCGGGGACGGCTCTTTCCTGTTCGGCGTCCCCGAAGCGAGCCTGTGGATCGCTCAACGTGCGCAGGCACCCGTCTTGCTCGTCGTTCTGAACAACGCCTGCTACAACGCGACCAAGCTTCCGCTCACCGCTGCCTATCCTGAGGGCTATTCAGTACGGACAGGCCAGTTCGTCGGCATCGACCTCACCCCAACACCACGCTTCGATCTCCTCGCTCAGGCAGTCGATGCCTACGGCGAACGCGTCGAGGAACCTGACCAAATCCTCCCCGCCCTGCGCCGGGCTGCCGCTCGTGTCCGCGAGGGTCAGTCCGCAGTCCTCGACGTGATCTTGGCCCGACCCTGA